The Isachenkonia alkalipeptolytica genome segment GTGGGCCTGCTTTTGCTGTACCCTCGCTGTTTCTTTCCGGTGCTTCTCCAGTAACTCTTTTTTCTTTGCTTTGCTCTGTTCCGCTGTCTTAATCATTTTTAAATACCCCCTGTTTTTTATTGTGCTTGATTCATCATTTCATCATACTTTTTAGCAAAGTGCTTTTCATTGTGTTCCTTTACCTTCTCCGGGTTTGCTTCCCGCCACCTTCTCATGTATTCTCTACGGGCAATTTTTGCTTTTTCGCTTCTACTTAGTCCCTTGGCCACTTCTTACACCCCCTTTGCTTATATGTTGATTAATTGCTTATAAATATTTCATGCTATCCCCTTCTACAACCATTTAATTCTTAGTATATCAAAAACGTCTAGTTACAATATTAAAACCATTGGAAATCCTATATTGTTTCGGCTCAACTAGGTATATCATATTTTCCAACCCCTAGATTAACAACCTAAATGTTAACCGTTTGTTTCCACCTTCATAATTATATAATTTTTCAATGTAACCGACTTTTTCTAGTGCTGATAATTCCCTTACTACATTCGGCTGTTTTGTCCTCATATCCTTTGCTAATCTTAATGTGGACGGGAAGCAACTTCCCTTTGAATAAGCATATTTTAAAAGCAATACATAGGTTTTTAACTGTCCCGGTGTGATTATCTTGTTAATGGCTCCCATTATTGCCCCGTTGCTTACTATGGTGTAACCCATGCCATAAGTTCCTTGTGGTTTGGCTTTTGCAAAGTAATTGTTAAAATTAGTCTTGCTGTTGCTTATTGCCATTACCTCAATTAATCCTTTTGTTTTTAGTCTATCTAGCGACTTTTTCAACGTCTTATCAGTCATGCAAGGGCTATTAGTTGCCTTTGCTGTTAACTTCTCTGTAAGCTGTCCTCTATTAAGTCCCTGCGGGTATTTAAGAAGTGTTCCATAAGCTATTAAGTCATAACCGCTTAATTCTTCATAGTAATTAAAAAGCCTGTTGTTATATTTTGTCGAATTATCTAATTGTAAATGGCCTATGCTGTTGCCTATACTACATTGTTCTTTATTGCAATACTCGGATAATATGGCCTGTTCTCGGGCCTTGGGTATCTTGCAACCTAGTAGGCTATAATCCCCATGCCAGTATCGGCTGAAATCGGCCTTTATTTCTTCGTTCGACTTTGCAGGCTTACAGTTCTTATTCCATTGGA includes the following:
- a CDS encoding helix-turn-helix domain-containing protein, which translates into the protein MTKDIFLNELFSNSKDLIEIREITSDREESKQHFFTLSQALEYEPPKDTNVYIGVYARAGRNGTARGCRSTGALWLDFDNMEKAEALERIERAGLPKPSIIINSGHGIHTYWILKQRAGNEALKLIRVMAENTGADLSATDKARIMRLPDTMNIKEEPIPCKVVEISHKQYKLQDIAEALEVDLSKEEPKAQPVDIGQVERPCIKAMLQGVGKGHRNFALGRITKYLQITKGFTKAKALGVVIQWNKNCKPAKSNEEIKADFSRYWHGDYSLLGCKIPKAREQAILSEYCNKEQCSIGNSIGHLQLDNSTKYNNRLFNYYEELSGYDLIAYGTLLKYPQGLNRGQLTEKLTAKATNSPCMTDKTLKKSLDRLKTKGLIEVMAISNSKTNFNNYFAKAKPQGTYGMGYTIVSNGAIMGAINKIITPGQLKTYVLLLKYAYSKGSCFPSTLRLAKDMRTKQPNVVRELSALEKVGYIEKLYNYEGGNKRLTFRLLI